AGCGCACACAATTTTTCCAGTATGCTTGTGTCTCCAACCCGGTGAAAGGTCTTTTTTTTCCCCGGAAGCCGGCTGTTTTTCCCGCCGGCCAGAATCACCCCTGTGCAGTCCAGCTCCATAGGCATCCATCCTTTGTCAATGCTCATCCATGCGGGTGCATTATATCTGACTTCCCCTGAAAATCAAGGTATTGCTCCCGGGTGGAAAAGGTGGTACATTTTTTTTTGGTATAAACCCCTTTGTAAATGAAAGGCAGGTCATGAAACAGACACAACCCATTCTCAATGCTTCGGATTTCAAACGCATTCTTTCCCGAATCGCCCACGAAATCATTGAAAAACACCAGGGTGCCGACAATCTGGCCCTGGTGGGGATTCAGACCCGGGGAGATTTTCTGGCCCACCGCCTGGCAGACCAGATCCGGAAAATTGAGAATGTGACCCTGCCCGTGGGCAGCATGGATATCAACATGTACCGGGATGACTGGACAAAAATCAGTCATCAGCCGGTTGTCAGGCCGTCTGATATTCCGTTCAGCGTGAACGACACCAATATTGTTCTGGTGGATGATGTGCTGTACACCGGCAGAACCATCAGAGCCGCTATGGAAGCGCTCATGGATTTCGGCCGCCCTGCCCGCATCGAACTGGCCATCCTTGTGGACAGAGGCCATCGGGAGCTGCCCATTCAGGCGGATTACAAAGGCATTTTTATGGACACAGGTCACCAGGATACCATCCAGGTGCATGTGTCCGAACATGATGATCAGGATCTGGTATTCAGGGAAATCAATTCATGAGCACTGAAGAACACAGGAAAAAAGCGGTCCAGCATATCCGGATAGCGGTGATCAGCATATCCACCACACGGAAGCTGGCAGATGATAAAAGCGGGGCCTGGATCAAAAAACAGGCCCAGAAAGAAGGACATGAGGTGGTGATTCACCAGGTGGTAAAAGATGATATCACTGACATCCGGAATCTGTTGACCCATGTGGTGGAAAAAATAACCCCCCATGCAGTGATCATGACCGGCGGCACGGGCATCAGCCCCAAAGATGTGACCATTGAAGCGGTACACCCGTTCTTTGAAAAAACGCTCTCCGCATTCGGCCCCGTGTTTGCCCAGCTCTCTTTTGAAGAGATCGATGCGGCAGCCATTGGTTCCAGGGCCACGGCCGGTATTATCAAAAATATCCTGGTGTTCTGCATCCCGGGCAGTCTTAAAGCCTGCAAACTGGCCTGCAACGCATTGATTTTTCCGGAAATCGGACACCTGCTCAAACATATGAGGGAATAATCATGACAACAGAACTGAACCCATTCATTGCAGCATGGAAAGACAACGATACTCGGATCAAACAGGCGTTTGAGGAACTGCTGGCCCACTTGAAGACCCTGGACAGAACCGGGCTGGAATTTGTGGCCCGGCCCACGGTCAGTTATTCCGTGCGTCCGAAACATGACCTTCAGAAAAAGCGCCAGTTATTTGCCATGGTGGATGTCATTGACGATGATCCGGACAACCGGTGGCTCTCTGTGTGCTTTTACGGAGAGATGATCACGGACCCGGAGGAAAAAGGGGACCTGATTCCCGAAGGACTTTTAGGAGAAGACGGGTATTGTTTTGATCTGGATGAATATGATCCGGATGACATGGCGTATCTGAAACAGCGGCTCACCGAAGCCCACGCCAACGCACCGGAATAACGGATGTCATACAAGGCGGGGTCTGATCGGAACCCGCCTTGTATCAATAAAAACAAGACACCCGTTAAACGGAAAAGCGGATGTTTAAAATATCCCCGTCCTTGACCAGATAGGTTTTACCTTCCACATAGAACCGGCCGGCTTTTTTCAATTCCGCTTCCGATCCGAAAGCGATCAAATCATCATAGGAAAACACTTCCGCCCGGATGAATCCTCTTTCCAGATCCGAATGAATGACCCCGGCCGCCCGGGGCGCCGTACTTTCCCGGCGCACCAGCCATTGCCGTACTTCGTCTTTGCCCACAGTGAAAAAAGAGATCAGGTTCAAAGATCTTAAGCACAGCCGGGTGAGCATTTCAAGGGCTGTTTCTTCAATGCCCAGCGCATCCAGAAACTCCTGTTTTTCCGATGCCGTGTCCAGTAATGCGATTTCCGCTTCCACTTTGGCGGACACCAGCATGACCTCGATGGCCTGGGCCTGACAGGCCGGGGCAAACCGGGCCAGCAGATCCTGGTTTCCCAGATCCTCTTCCGCCACGTTCACGGCAATCACCATTTTTTTCCGGGTGATGAACGGATAGCTGCGGATCATTTTGTCCTCATCCGGGGACAATGCCATCAACCGCAACGGATTTTCCTGCTCCAGGTGTGCCTGAATGCGCTGCATCAGATCCAGTTCTTTCTGCCGGGCCTCATCTTTTATTTTTTTCACCTCATCGGCCAGCCGCTGGATCCGTTTTTCCGCAAAAATCTGATCATGCATGAGCAGTTCCGCATTCACATTCTCAAAATCCCGCCACGCATTCACCGATCCTTGGGCATGATACACAGCATCATCTTCAAACGCGCGGATCACATGACAGATCGCATCCATGTCCGCAATATCCCTGAAAATCTCGCCGCCGGCAATGGTCTCGGCTTCCAGCCTGGGCAGCAGCGCCAGATCCAGCCGGGCCCGGACCTGTTTTTTGGGCTGATACATATCCACCAGGGTGTTGAACCGGGAGTCCATGATATCTGCGGCCCCGGGCACGGGTTTGTTTGCTTTTGCCGGATCCAGTGCCGCATTTCCCGTTAAAATCTGAAACAACGTTTTCTTGCCTGTCTGGGGCAGGCCGATAATACCGACTTTCATAAAATTGGGTATTCCCTTGATTGTTTACGTTTAAATTTTGACCCGCACAAAACCCGTTCAGGGCAGATGAATCCGTCTTTTTTCCGCATTTTTGTGGGGCCGGTACAGCACGGCCACATGCCCCACCATGCCGGCCATTGTTGCGCCTGTCTGCCGGGAAATCTCGTCGAGCAGCCCGGTTTTAACGGCTTTATCCTTATGATCCACAAACTTGATCTTGATCAGTTCAGCCCCGTCCAGGGCGGTTTCGATTTCTTCCACCAGGGCCTGGGTCACCCCTTTGGCGCCCACAAACGCCCCGGGATTCAAATGATGGGCCAGACCCCGCAGATATTTGCGCTGGCTCCCGGTCAACTGCATCGCCATGTTATTATCCTTCGTCTTGATTGGGTTTTAAAATAAGCCTTATACCACAGAAAAAAATGCTTGAACAGAAACAAGGAAAAAACCCGCCTTCATGTCCCGGGTTTTTAAAAATAAAATCCTGATGTTCCGCCATGGACCAACCGGTTCAAACCGGCTTGAATTTTTAAAATTTTCCTTGTGTATATTGCCGATAAATTTTATAAGATACTCTGATTTTAAATGGATCTGTCCGGTTTTTTGCCATTTCACGGCATCAGACAACGGACAGGCATCACTGTGAAACCGTATGATGATGGGTGACATACCGCATCATCTTTTTGTATAAACATGACATTAATCAGTTAGGAGGTTTTATGACAACTTTGGTATTTGGCCACAAAAACCCGGATACAGATTCTGTCTGTGCCGCCATCGCACTGGCAGATCTCAAGAAAAAACTGGGTGAGGATATTGCCCCGGCCGCCCAGGGTGAACTCAACCCGGAATCCAAATTCGTTCTGGATAAATTCGGCGTGGCCGCCCCGGCCGTGGTAACCAGTTTTGCCGGCAAAGATGTGTACCTGGTGGATCATTCCGACCTGGCCCAAAGCCCGGATGACCTGAAAGAAGCCAACATTTTAGGCATTGTGGACCATCACAAACTCGGGGATGTGACCACGGGTCAGCCCCTGGAATGCTGGATCTGGCCCGTGGGCTGCACCTGCACCGTCATCTCCCGCATGTACAAATACCTGGGCGTGGAAATTCCCAAGGATGTCGCGGGCATCATGCTGTGCGCCATTCTGTCCGACACCGTGATCTTCAAATCCGCCACTTGCACGGATGAAGACAAGGCCGTGTGCGCGGAACTGGCCGAGATCTGCGGTGAGTCTGATCTGGAAGCGTTGGGCATTGAGATGTTCAAGGTCAAATCCGCCGTGGAAGGCACCCCCATCCGGGAGCTGGTGTTCCGGGATTACAAAGACTTCAACATGAGCGGTAAGGGCGTGGGCGTGGGCCAGCTGGAACTGGTGGACCTGTCCATTGTGGACGGCATCAAGGCAGACCTGGAAAAAGATATCAAGGCCCTGAAAGCGGAAAAAGGACACCACTCCGTTCTTTTAATGCTCACGGACATCATGAAGGAAGGCACGGAACTGCTGGTGGCATCCGATGACGAATCGGTCATCGAAAAAGCCTTCGGCGTGGCCCCCAAAGACGGGAAAGCCTGGCTGCCCGGCATCATGAGCCGGAAAAAACAGATCGTACCGGACCTGGAAAAAGCGTTCAGCTGATACGTTAAAAACCTGCACCATCGCTGAATAACAAAAAGGGGGCCGGCATCTGATTCATTCAGATGCCGGCCCCCTTTATTTTGTTCTCAGCGAACCGCCGGCGGATGCTTCTATCGGACACCCGCCGGGGCGATCATTTGTCAGGCTTTTTGTTTTTCATAGCAGATCAACCCGCACTGCAGGCACCGGTTTGCTTCCTTGCGGGCCTTTGCCTCGGAAAACCCCGTGGCGGCCGCCATGGGCTGAGCCAGATCATCCCAGGCGGTTTTTGGTGTGGTTTCCACCTGCTGGATCTGTGTGACATTCTGGATCCGGCTGTGTTGGGTGATCAACAGGTCAGGATCCTGAAATTCCAGGCCGTACATGAAATGATGCACCGCAGCTGCCGCTTTTCGGCCGCCATTGATGGCAGCCACGGCGGACGGATATTCGGAGATCACATCCTGTTTGGACAACAGACCGGTCTGGGGCGGGACATCCGGTTTTTTCGGCAGTTCAAGCCCTTCCCATGCCAGGGCACCTCCGGCAATCATCTCACCGGTTTCATCCGTTTCTTTCACGGGCACAAACACCAGTTCCGGAAACCGCCCGGCCCCGATGATCAATGTATCTGCCGCAATTTCGCGTTTTTCACCGGAAAAAAGATCCACGGCTTCCACGCCGGTCAGGTTTTCTTCCTGTCCCATCACCTTTGTGATACCGGTGTTATACACCACGGTCACGGCCTGGGCTGCCTCAGCATCCAGATTTGTCAGATCCACATCCGGATCATCTTCCGGTTTTCTGGACACGACCGTCACGGTTTTAACCCCTTTTTCCAGCAGGGTTGTCACGGCGTTTGCCAGAAATTTTCCCCCGCCCGTGATCACGGCATGCCTGCCGCAGGAAACGGTGATGTTTTCATTTTGCCCGCTGCGCACCAGATCGATGAGCAGATGCGCGCCGGGAAACAGCGGCGTGGGGTTGTCCCCTTCGTTTCTGGCCATGCGGGAGTCCCATCCGCCCGTGGCAATGAACACGGCATCAAATCCCTCACCTGCCAAAAGATGCGGAATGGTAATGTCCGTTCCCACGGACACGCCGGTTTTAAAGGTCACCCCCAGATCCTGAATCCCCTGGATATCCCAGTCCAGCAGATCCATGGTCAGGCGCTCTCTGGCAATCGCGGTGCGCAAAATGCCGCCCAGCACTTCGGTTTTCTCGAAAACCGTGGCCGCATGACCCAGACGGGCCGTGAAATACGCGGCAGCCAATCCTTCCACACCGCCGCCGATCACGGCCACGTTCTTGTCTGTGGCCGGGGCTTTATAAGGCTGAATCCGTTGTGACTGTTTTCTTTCATAATCGCAGACAAACCGTTTAAGATCGTTGATGGCCACGGTTTCATCCTGGAGCAGCCGCCGGCAGTCAAACTCGCACAATGCCGGACAGATCCGGGAAATGACTGATGGAAACGGCATTCTTTCCTTGATCACGGCCAGAGATCCGGCATAATCCCCTTCCTGGATCAATCCCACATATTTTCTGATATCCAGCCCGGAAGGACAGGCCCGCTGGCAGGGGGTGGTGCAGTCCTGGATCGTGTATTCACGAATGATGCGCCTTGTCACGGATGTGAGCCGGATAATATTTTTGGGACAGATTTTTTCACAGGCCCCGCACCCCGTGCATTTTTCCTGATCCACCACGGGCAGTCCGTCCGGTCCCATGGAAAGGGCGTTGAACATACAGGCGGTCACACAGGTGCCCAAACCCAGGCATCCGATATGACAGACTTTCATTCCCCCTAAAAGCATGGCAGCGGCCCGGCAGTCTCTGATTCCCTGATAGGCATAATTAAGGTCTGCCTTGTTGTTGCCGTAATAACATCCCGGGGCGGCAAACTCCGGTTCTTTTTCAGCCACGGACACCCCCATGATGGCGGCAATGGCCTGGGCCACATCATCCCCGGCCGCCACACATGAGTTGACACTGGCTTTTCCGGCCACAATGGCCTGGGCATTGGCCGTACACCCGGGCATGCCACAGCCGCCGCAGTTGGCACCGGGCAGTACATCATCAATAGCCAGGACCTTGGGGTCCTCATATACATAAAATGCCTTGGACGCGATCACCAGGGCCGTGCCGATGACGACTCCCAGTCCCCCCATCATCAGAATCGATTGAATCATGCCGTATCCTCTATGGTTTTTATGTTATCCTCTTGTACCGGCCGGTTGCGCCGGATTAATCCTGTACTGTATAACCATCTGCAAGCCAAAATGTCAACCATATCCCTGAATTTGATTAATTATTTCAGCAGGGGCCGGGCGGTCATACCGTCGGCAAAACCAGGGATTTCACAGAAGCCAGATACGGTTCCAGGCCCCGCAGAAAAATATCGTTGTGTCCGGCCCCGGCAATTTTTATCAGTCTTTTTTCAGACGACGGGCAGGCATCGTACAGGGCCTGGCCGTGGGAAAAGGGGATCAGCTGGTCCTGTTCTCCGTGGATAATCAATGCCGGCCCCGTCCATTGCCGGATCTTTTCCCGGTTGTCCAGTTCCCGGGCCATGCGGATGCCCCGGGCCGCCGGATCAAGCCCCAGTATTCTGAGCAGGCTTTCGGTAGCGGCAAACCCGCTTTCCACAATCAGATTTTCCACCTCGGAGGGCCGGGTGGCCGCCAGCTCGATGGCCGAGGCACTGCCCAAAGACCGGCCCATGACGGACAAAGCCCCTGTGAATTCCTGTTCCCGGCACCACTGTGTCACAAAATCCATGATCCTGTGGCTGTCCGCCATCATGTCCGATACCGTGGGAGTGCCCGTTGACCAGCCATACCCCCGGTAATCCACCACAAAAAAATTGATGCCCATGCGGGTGTACAACGGCCCCAGATCATCGTAATCAGACACGATCTCCCCGTTGCCATGGAAAAACAAAATAGTGGGGGCTGATTTGCCGGCCACATGAAAGCAGGCCCCGATGTGAACATTCTCTTCCACGGGAATCAGAATGTCATCAGGCCCTGCCGGGCGCATGCACGCACGGGGATGAAAGATATACGCCAGAATTCCGGGGTGATCCAGGGCGTTGTAATCGTGGGAATTGCTGTCTGTCATGGCAGGTTCTCCTCAATCTTTAATCCGTTATCCATCTTGATCTGTGATTTTTTCAGATCCACCGGTTCAGGACTTTGGCCAGGCGGTACCGGACCGCAGCCCGGAACACCGGCGGCACGGCCAGCACCCTGAGCAGCAGGTGAGCTGTGCGGTGAAACGGTTTCCGGTTGGCAGCCGTATTGAATAAAGCCACCATCAGGGCATCATGGTCCCGGTCTTCTTCGTGCAGGCGCAGGGTGCTGCGTTTCAAAAGCACCTGGTTTACATAATCAGCCCGGATATGCCCGTCCTTTAACACCTTTTCATACAGCGGGGTGCCCGGATAATACATCAGTTTGTGGTCATAAATTTTCACGGGCCGCTCGATGGACGGGTCCGGAATCCGCTTCAGAATATCCAGATAAAACATAAGTACCGCATATTTGTCGGCCAGGGTGTCATAGGGATTGTCTGAAATCACATCGATCATCACCCGGATGTTTCTTTTCATCACCATTTCCAGCTTTTTCAGGTAGGCTTGCCGGTCCAGGGGGCGATGGAAGATCTCTTTGCTGATCCGCTGGCTGCCGGACTGAAGTCCGATCTTCAGGTACCGCAGGTCCAGACCGCTGTTCACCAGAATATCCAGCTTTTTTTCAGTGATCTGCCGGGTGTTGGCCTGGATGTAAAACACGGGCAGGCCGATCTCTTTCATGTACCGGTCCAGAAACCGGGCCATCCGGTCTTCTGAATTAAGAAAAAAATCATCATCATCGATGATGATCCGCCTCAGGTGGGGGATATGGGTTTTGGCCCACACCAGCTCCTCCATGACCCGGCCCACCTCGATCTTGCGCACATACGGGCCTTTGCCTTCAAACACCTGCCTCAACCGGCTGTTCAGGCAGTAGGCGCACTGGTAAGGGCATCCTCTGACCATCAGCACGCTGTAGGTGGACAGGGTGTCCGGCACCGTGTCTTTCATGGGCACCAGGCCGGATTCGGTCAGCACATACCCGTTTTCCAGGTCCACCCGGGGGATGGGCAGGTCATTGACTTCCAGCATGGGTGGCAGGTCATTGACCCGGGCACGGCCGTCAGCTGCCGCATATCCCAGGCCCGGGATCTGATGGAACGGCACCCGGTTCAGCAGCTGTTCCATCACAGCCTCCCCTTCTCCGGCACACACCAGGTCGGCCTCGTCCAGAAACTGGACCGGATCAGCAATCACAGGCGGCCCGCCCCAGATTACCGGGGCCGTGATCCGGTCTTTCAGGTACCTTGTGATCTGCCGGCACCGGGGCACCAAATGGGTGGTCAAAAGGGTGATTCCCACCAGATCGACCTCTTTACAAAAATCGGCCAGCATTTCGAGGGCCCGTACCGGCATCGGCTCAAACACCGATTCCTTGCGGCTTTCGTAATGAATAATGGACACCCGGAATCCCCGGGATCTCAGATACGCCCCCAGGTGCCGGACACTGAAGTTTTCAATATGGGCGTTGTTGATGAGCACGGCATGTTTCATAACCCCGTGATGTACCAGAAGCTGGAGAATTTCTCAACCCATATGACGGCCCGATGATTGACACCCAGGCACAAGGAGGGTGCAATCATCGCTTGCAGTCTTGATACAACAAAGATACAATCCATTTATATTCATCCCTGCCACCCACTACAGGACATCATCTAAACAGGAGAACCCATCATGAGCAAACCGCGTGACACTCAAAAAACCGTTAAAAAAAAGGCGGAAAAAACCTTAAAAGAAAAACGGAATGAGAAAAAAGAGAAAAAAAAACAAAAAGGATAAAATCCGCTGCCACCTGACGGTCAGGGCACAAACCACTGATCCGCCATCAGGGCCCTGGTTTCGGATGTGAGCGCAATCAGGTCGGTTTTATCCAGAAGATCCAGGTTGAATTTCCGGTTCAACGCGGCAAAATGCTTTAATCCAAAAGCTATTTTGTTGAGATAGGAAAATACCCCGATGGCGCCTGTGGAAAATGTGTTTGCCTGTGTGCCGTACAGGGCGCGCAGATCCGGGAGATCACAAAAAATTTCCTCGATGGTGGCCCCATAGGATTTGAACCGTTCCGGCACCTGGCCGTTTCTGATCTGTTCCCCAATGGTTTTCCCGGTCATGGCCGCCGCCATGGACGCCCGGCACAGCCCGATTGCCAGCACATGGCCCTCCCCGTACGCCAGGCCCTTGAACACTTGATCCTCGCTGGCAAATCCGCCCGTCATCACCATGGCCGGCAATTGGTATCCTTCCGATTTCAGGCGGTGACAGATGCGCACCACGGCATCTTCCAGACAGATGGTGGGCAACGACCATTCGTTCATCATTTTTGACGGGCTGTAACCGGACCCTCCCCCGGCCCCGTCAAAGGTGATCATGTCCACTTTGGCCTGACACGCGATGCAAATGACTTCTTCAATATCGGCCCGGTCATATCCCGCCATTTTAAAATAAATATTTTTGGCCCCCATATCCCGCAGCATGGCAATATGGTCTGTCAGGGAATTTTCAGTCCACAGCGGCAGCCGGCCATAGGTGTAAAAATTGGGGCACACCCCGTCTTCATAGGCTTTTTGAACCACAGGATCCCCCGGGTCCGGATACACCAGGTTTCCCTGTTCCTGTTTGACCCGTGCGGTCTCAAGATCCTTGACCCGGATGGCCGGCTGGGTACCTTTGGCCCCCTGCCCGAATTTGATCTCAATGGCCTTGGCACCATATTTTTTTATGGCGATTTGGGGCACCCCCATCAGGTCATCATCCACATTGCATTGCACAACAATCTGGCCATACCCTCTGTCATATCTGGCAAAGCAGTCCAACGCGTTTCCCAGCAGCGGAAAATCCGTGACCTGTCCTTGCTCGATTTTCAAATCCGGTTCATTGTTTCTGGCATGTTCCCCGATCACACAGGTCACACCGGCCATGGCGGCCCCGGAAAAATAATCCTGCCAGTTCAGCTTGATCAATGCCGGCAGAATCACGGGCATGGTCATCTTGACCGTGTTGTAAAACCCATATGTCCGTTCCAGATCCACATTGAAAATAGTGGCATCATCATTGGTTTCAGACATGCCCCGGGCCCCGAACACCCGGCCGTTGATATTGAAATGGGAATAATCAACGGGATAATCTTTTTCCGATGCAATCTGATTGTTCCCCGTGGTGGTGGGATACACGGTCTGGGCTCCCAGCACGGCCGCCTGGGCGATCTCGCAGGTACCGCTGCAGTCCTGGGTGCAAAACGAGCACATGCCCGACTGGGGCGAAACAAACGTGCTCCGGTTTCTGGCAAACGTGAAACCGGAACTTAATTTGGGTGAATAGGTCATTTTAGAACACACCTCCTGAACGGTTATTTAATTGCAACACGCATTTTCTGATGGTTGCCGGGATGGCGCTGACAGCCCCATCCATTTGATTATCTATTTTCTCTGAGCGTTTCAATATTTTTTAAGCTTCCGTATAACCTTAAACAAGGCCATTTTTTTTCATCCTGCGGTAAAGCGTCTGCCGGCATATGCCCAAAGCCTTGGCGGCCCTGGTTTTATTCCAGCGGGCCTCTTCCAGTGCCCTGACAATCTGGTCATCGGACATAGGAGATGCCTTCAGGATACAACACTCTGTTTTTTCCCGGCTTTGCACGATGTCCAGGGGAAGATGCGCCAGGGAGATGGTGAAACCCGAACACAAAACAAACGCATGCTCGATGGCATGTTCCAGTTCGCGAACGTTTCCGGGCCATGAATATTTCATGAACAGATCCAGGACCTCGTGGGTGACCTCTTTGATCCGGCGATTGAATTTTGAATTGAAATGGTCGATGAAATGTTCGGTTAACAGCGGAATATCTTCTGATCGTTCCCGGAGCGGGGGAATCCGCAGTTCAACCACCTTCAGGCGGTAATACAGGTCTTCCCGGAACAGGCCTTTGTGAATCAGGGCTTTCAAATCTTTGTTGGTGGCGGCAATCACCCGGACATTGGAGTCTAAGGGAGTGGCATCGCCTACCCGTTCAAATTTCTTTTCCTGGAGGACCCGCAGAAGTTTCAGTTGAATGGCCGGGGAGACATCCCCGATTTCATCCAGAAAAATGGAGCCGTTCTGGGCCTTTTGAAACCGGCCGGCCCGATTTCCCACGGCACTGGTAAACGCACCTTTGACATGTCCGAACAGTTCACTTTCCAAAAGATTTTCAGACAGGGCCGAGCAGTTCAGGCAGACAAAGGGATGGATGGCCTTGGTGCCATTATGATGGATCGCGCCGGCCACCAGTTCTTTGCCGGTCCCGCTCTCTCCCGTGATCAGCACGGTGGTGTCCACATTTGAGAGGCTTTCGATCAGCTGATAGATATGCTGCATCTTTTGACTCTTACCGATAAGTTTATGGAACCGATACCGTTCTTTCAGCTGCGTTTCCAATGCCGTCAACCGGGTTTCGTCGCGGATGGTGACGACGGTACCGATACTGGGTCCGTCCTTATCCACCAGAGAGGCTGAATTGAGCACCAGCGT
The window above is part of the Desulfotignum phosphitoxidans DSM 13687 genome. Proteins encoded here:
- a CDS encoding sigma 54-interacting transcriptional regulator, whose protein sequence is MEKTVLIVDDEESIRFAFKSFLSRQNYTVFEARDFNRALEMISSQTMDVVFSDIVLNEYNGIDLLRHVKEQRLDCVVIMITGQPDVETASQAVRLGAFDYLVKPIDKEMILKTTKMAFDFKTLTDEKIKIRRENIHIRTNLEAVFRSVNEGIISLDREAKIVNANSRMIDLSGIPAHDLINKHLSEIRHRSLLFETKPFKAILEGQESPSFQTCCRIADDVKGDKTLVLNSASLVDKDGPSIGTVVTIRDETRLTALETQLKERYRFHKLIGKSQKMQHIYQLIESLSNVDTTVLITGESGTGKELVAGAIHHNGTKAIHPFVCLNCSALSENLLESELFGHVKGAFTSAVGNRAGRFQKAQNGSIFLDEIGDVSPAIQLKLLRVLQEKKFERVGDATPLDSNVRVIAATNKDLKALIHKGLFREDLYYRLKVVELRIPPLRERSEDIPLLTEHFIDHFNSKFNRRIKEVTHEVLDLFMKYSWPGNVRELEHAIEHAFVLCSGFTISLAHLPLDIVQSREKTECCILKASPMSDDQIVRALEEARWNKTRAAKALGICRQTLYRRMKKNGLV